The window CTCTCACACCGCGGTCCCCCCACGACCCCAcactgaggtcaccccacaccccatagggGTCACCCATTCCCTCTCACACCGCAGtccccccacaaccccacaaTGGGGTCCCCCCATTCCCTCTCACACTGCAGTCCCCCCACGACCCCACAATGGGGTCCCCCATTCCCTCTCACACCGCGGTCCCCCCACGACCCCAcactgaggtcaccccacaTCCCATAGGGGTCACCCATTCCCTCTCACACCGCGGCCCCCCCACGACCCCACAATGGGGTCCCCCCATTCCCTCTCACACCGCGGCCCCCCCACGACCCCACAATGGGGTCCCCCCATTCCCTCTCACATCACGATCCCCCCACGACCCCACAATGGGGTCCCCCATCGCCCCGCGGGGTGACCCTTTACCTGCAGCCGGATGAAGCGCGGCCACGCGTATGgcggcagcactgcagccacgtGTCGGAACAGCTCCGCGCCGTCCAGCGCCCATCCGGGGCGCAGCACCACCGCCGCCATCCCTGCGCGGCCCTCGTGGCCTtccgggggggtggggggggacagAGCAGATTGGGGGGCCCGGCTgtgtatggggggggggctgtggggcggggggggtgcggggggtACCTGGCACGGTGACGCCGTACACGGTGGCCTCCTGCAGTGCCGCGTGCGCCAGCAGCGCCTCCGCAACCTCCGTGGTGGCCACGTTCTCTCCTTTCCACCTGTGGGGTCCgacagtgctgtgcagtggggctgtgggtcctatggggctgtgggtcccaTAGGGCGGTGGGTCCCATAGGGCTGCGGGTGCCATAGGGTCATGggtgccatggggctgtgggtcccaTAGGGCTGCGGGTGCCACAGGGTCGTGGGTCCCATACAGCTGTGGGTGCCATAGGGTCATGGGTGCCATAGGGCTGTGGGTctcatggggctgtgggtcccaTACAGCTGTGggtgccatggggctgtgggtctcatggggctgtgggtcccaTAGGGATGTGGGTGCCATAGGGCCACAGATCCCATAGAGCTGTGGGTCCCATAGGGCTATCAATCCCATATGGCCGCGGTTCCCATATGGCCATGGTTCCTGTATGGCCATAGCTCCCATATGGTCGTGGTTCCCATATGGCTGCGGTTCCCATATGGCGGCGGTTCCCATATAGCCATGGTTCCCATATGGTGGCGGTTCCCATATGGCCGCAGTTCCCATATGGTGGCGGTTCCCATATGGCCGCGGTTCCCATATGACCGTGGTTCCCATATGGTGGCGGTTCCCATATGGCCGCGGTTCCCATATGGCCGCGGTTCCCATATAGCCATGGTTCCCGTATGGCCGTGGTTCCCATATAGCCATGGTTCCCATATAGCCATGGTTCCCATATGGCCGCGGTTCCCATATGGCCGCGGTTCCCATACGGCCGCGGTTCCCATATGGCCGCGGTTCCTGTATGTCCATAGCTCCCATATGGCCATGGTTCCCATACGGCGGCGGTTCCCATACGGCGGCGCTGACCTGAAGGTGTCCCCGATGCGGTCGCAGAAGCGCACGAAGCCGTCGCAGTCCTCCTCCATCAGATCCCCGGTGCTGAAGAAGGTGTCGCCGTCCGCAAACGCCCCCCGCAGCAGTTTCTGCTCCGACAGCTCCGGGCTGCCCGCATAGCCCAGGAACGGCGTCCGCGGCGTCACCGGAGCGATCAGCAGCCCCGGCTCCCCTGGGGGCGCCGACCTCAGCGTCAGCACAGCACACCCCGttgcacccccaccccaccccaccccatccaccccaccccaccccaacccatcccatcccaacccatctcatcctcatctccatccccatccccatcccaccccaccccacccaccccaccccatcccatcccaccccaccccatcccaacccatctcatcctcatctccatccctatccccatcccaacctcatctccatccccatcccaccccatcccaacccatctcatcctcatctccatcccatcctcatctccatccccatcccatcccaacccaccccatcccaccccaccccaccccatcccatcttcatctccatcccatcctcatctccatccccatcccaccccatcccaacccatcctcaTCCCAATCCATTCCATCCTCATCTCCAtcgccatcccatcccatcccatcttcATCCAAtcctcatctccatccccatccccatcccaccccaccccatcccaccccaccccatcccaacccatcccaccccaacccaacccatctcatcctcatctccatccctatccccaacccatcctcatctccatccccatcctatcccaacccatcccatcccatccccatcccaacccatctCATCCTCATCTCCATTctcatccccaccccatcccatcttcatcttcatctccaccccatcccatcccatccccatcccatcttcatcttcatctccatctccatcccatgctcatctccatccccatccccatcccaccccatcccaactccatcctcatcccaatccatcccatcccatcttcatcttcacctccatcccatcccatcctattcCATCCCCATCTGACACCAattcccacccccatccccatcctatcccatcccaacccaccccatcttcatcttcatcccatcccatcccaaccccatcccatcccattccaccccaccccaccccatcccatcccaccccaatcctatcccatctcaccccaccccatcccatcccatcccatcttcTTCATGttcatccccaccccatccccatcccatcttcatctccatcccatcccatccccaccccaatcccaccccaatcccacccccccccccccccccccctcacccgGCCGCACTCGGATGCAGCGCCCCCTCTCATCGCGCACCACCGCTCCCTCGGCCACATCGTACCGCACGATCTCAAAGGGCGAAAAGAGCTGCAaagtgggggggaggggggggcgaaTCGAGAGGGCTCCGAACGCGGGGAGGGGGCGCCGAGAGCGGCCCgggacccccccgccccccaccttATAGATGAAGCtgctccgccccacggcgccGGGGGTCCCGGTGTAGTTGAACAGCGTCACGTTGCCCTCCGTCATCCCATACGTCTCCACGACGCGCAGCGGTCCGAAGCGCCGCACGAAACCCCTCCATACGTCCGGGCGGAGTCCGCTGCCCACCGCCAACCGCACGCGGTGCCGCCGCTCTGACGGGcactgcggggggggggggNNNNNNNNNNNNNNNNNNNNNNNNNNNNNNNNNNNNNNNNNNNNNNNNNNNNNNNNNNNNNNNNNNNNNNNNNNNNNNNNNNNNNNNNNNNNNNNNNNNNNNNNNNNNNNNNNNNNNNNNNNNNNNNNNNNNNNNNNNNNNNNNNNNNNNNNNNNNNNNNNNNNNNNNNNNNNNNNNNNNNNNNNNNNNNNNNNNNNNNNcggggggggccgggggggccgcgGCCGTCAGCAGCGCTCTGTCCGCTCCTTCCTCGTCCTCCCCGTCGTCCTCCTCCGCTCCGGCCGGGCGGTCGCGCAGCGCCAGCGCCGCGTGTTCCAACACCAAGACGAGCAGGAAACCCATCGCCAGGAGGAACTCGGGCAGGGGGAActgcagctgggggggggggggggagggggggggggagtcaGCGGCACGCGGCCCCCCCCCGGGGTGGGGGATGAGGCCGGGATGCGGGGATGGGATCTGCCCGTCAATCACAGCCGCTCCACGCACCaacaccccccccaccccccccacaccATCCCATTACCTTCCAGTAAGGgcccccccccactgtcccgTGTGTGCGGCACCATCGCcttccagccccccccccccccccactgtcccatcgcctcccagcccccccccactgtcccatcgcctcccagcccccccccaaaCTGTCCCATCGCCTCCCAGCCCCCTCCATTATCCCATCGCCTttcagacccccccccccattgtcccatcgcctcccagccctcccccatTGTCTCATTGCCtttcagcccccccccccactgtcccaTCCCCATCgccctctccccatcccttcgccccccccatccccatcgccccctcccaccaccccatccctctgtccccccatccctctgtcccctctccttcccccccctccatctctctgtcccccccctccccccccatccccatcataCAACACGGACTCACTCCTGTCGGAAAATGACCCTGACATCACTCAgtccatccctcccccccctcccccccccatcccatcccacaccCCCACTCCTTCTCCGCTGTCCCTCACCGGGATGCGCAGCTCCCGCAGTGCCGCCCCGATGCTGCCCAGGTAGGTGGGCAGGAGGTCGAGCAGAGCGGTGCCGAGCAGCACTCCGCCCCCCAGGCAGCCCAGCAGGCTGAGCGCGGCGCCGCGAggacctggggggggggggggggggagggggtgttgGTGAGACCCCCACAGCCTGAGCGGCCCCCCCGGAACCGAACCtcccaaaatcccccaaagcGGCCCCAGGGCGGCCCCCTGAGAGCCCCCCcggaccccataacccccaaaGACCTCCGggatcctccccccccccctccgggCTGAGTTTCCCACACCTCCGGGCggtcctccccccccccccccccccggacccccccagATCGTCGGGCTGCCCCACGGccccctccacagcccctcaAACCCCCCTCAACGACCCCCCCGAACCCCTATATCCCTCAGCCCCTCACCATACAGACCTCCCCGTGtcacccccaggacccccccaccGAGCCCTCAGAGCCCCCCAACCTCCAGGGCAGCCCCCTGAGAGCCCCCCcggaccccataacccccaaagaccccccgGGCCCCCCCTCGGGGCTGAGTTTCCCACACCCCGTGGAttatcctcccccccccccccaggacccccccccagaTCCCCGGGCCGCCCCCATGGCCCCCTCCACACCCCCTCAACCTCCCAAGaagacccccacatcccccggGACCCCCCGACCCGCACCGTACCGACCTCCCCGTGTCACCCCCCtatgacccccccccccccctccccctcccgtACCGGAGCCCGCGGGGCCGCGCACGCAGCACAGCGCTCCGAGGCCGCAGCACaacggcagcagcagcagcgccgcCACCGCCCCCAACTTCAACTGCAGCTCCGTTCTTCCCGGGGGGGTCCGCGCGGCCCCGGGGCTCCACGACAGCGCCGCGACCCCGGGGCCGCTCCCCACCGCCATCCCGGAGCCGCCGTCCCGCTGTCGCCCTCCGGAGCTcgaaaggggggggggggggggggcgggaccGGGCAGAGCTCCGCCCCGGGAACTCGGGGAAAGCCCCGGGGATgtgggcggggcggggggcggcacCGACAGGGGGCAGAGCCGTAAAGCGGGCCGGACATCACAGCACGGCGGCACCGCTCGGATCCCCAACCACCCCCATAGCACAGCGGCTCGGAGGGGGCTCAGGGcagccccaaaccccccccataCAGAGAGGGGGGGACATCAGACACACAGCAGTGATACAGAGGTGACAACCCCGGCTTTTATTGCACGGCCCGGGGGGACCGCGACGCCCCAAcgtggagcagcactgcagggagcgCCGCACGTCCGTGGGGTGACAGCGGGACGGCGCCCCACGGAACCGCACCGTGCCTATGGGGCGACGCCTCCGGGTGGGACAGCGCATCCACGGGGTGGCGCCGCGTCCGTGGGGTGACGGTTGGGCCGGGAGTCCCACGGGTGGCGGCTCCGTGTCCCATCACGCGCCGGGGCTCCGTGGCAGCGCCGCGGTTGTGCCATGGGTACCTTCAGATGGACTCGATCTGTTTCCGCACCTTTTCCAGCGCCCTGCGGTCCAACGCCCGCTGCCTCCACACCACCAACACGGCGCAGGCGGCGGCCACGCAGATCATGGAGCCCACGAAGCGCCAGAAGATCCGCGCCTCCAACACGGCCGAGCGGCAGCTGAACGGCCGGGGTCACCCAGGGCCTCCACTGCCCCCCAGGGAGCGGAGCTTTGGGGGTCCCGCCCCCCACTCcaccccccccggccccacaccCACCTCTTGTATTCGTCCCGCTTGGAGGCGGCGCAGCTGATCTTCTCCACGAAGCCCGTGGGGCCGCATTCGGGGATGCTCTTCTgcggggggggagaggagggagagtcGGGCATCGTGAGGGAACACAGCGGGGCCTGGAGGGGGGGGCAGAGGGACGGGGGGGCGGGCAGGGCCTGGAGAGAGCCCGGCCGGGCCGAGAGCAACGGGACCGGGGGGTCAGGGACGGAGCTGCGGGGTCGGGGATGGAGTTTAGGGCTCGGGGCCCCCCCCCGCACTCACCACCTCGAAGCCGGAGCAGCGGCCGCACTCCCGCGCCACCACGAACTCCTCCCGCCTCCAGCACGGCGTGGCGGGGCTCGCTGCGGGCAGCGGGACGGGGTCAGCGGGACCCGCGAACCGCCGGGACCCCCCGAGCCCCCGAACCCCCCCGGGCCCCGTCCCGCTCACCCGAGCGGCGCTCCTCGCTCGCCGCCATCGCCGCCACCGCCGTCACGGGCCTGCGGGGAGAACGCGCGGCCTTGCACCGGGACGGGCCTCGCTCCCGGCTCCGGGCCGCACGGTAGGCCCCAGCCCgacccccggccccgccccgccgctcacCGCAGCCCGGCGCCCAGCAGCGCGCACAGCGCCCCGAGCAGAGCGCACAGCGCGCAgcagcgcggcccggccccgcgccgggaCCACATCGCGCCCCGCTGTCACCGTGCGGGGCTCCGAGCGCAGCGCGACGCCGCCATCGCCGTCGGCGCGGGGGCCTTCCGGGAGCGGGGGGCGGAGCTTCCGGTAAACGCGCGTCTCGTAGCAAAGGGGCGCGGTTTGAGGCTCTCTCTCAACATGGCGGCCGCCGCCCTCCCCAAGATGGCGCCGCGTCCACTTCCGCCCGTGCGGGGAACCCCGCAGCGGATATAGCGCCGCCCGTTTCCGGTCCTGCCCCTTTTCGGTCGCGGCTGCCGCACGCCACCGCCATGCCTGTGAgtgcgccgcgccgccgccatCCCGCGGTCCTCCCGCACCGAGCGgccgcgggccgggccgggcagcgcggggcggggggagcggggcgggaaggccgcggcggcggggcggggatGGGGGCGGAGGGGATGCGGGCAGGGCCCGCCGCCATCTCCTCGGGCGCGGGGGCGCAAGATGGCGGCGGGCGCTGAgcgctgtgctcacagctggcCAAGGACCTCCTGCACCCCTCCCCGGAGGAGGAGAAGCGCAAGCACAAGAAGAAGCGCCTGGTGCAGAGCCCCAACTCCTACTTCATGGACGTCAAGTGCCCAGGTAGGGGAAGGGCGCCGGGCGCTCCTCGGCCCGTTCCGACGGTCCGTGGCCGCCGCCCGACGCCGCGCTCGTCCCGCAGGCTGCTATAAGATCACCACCGTGTTCAGCCACGCGCAGACCGTGGTGCTCTGCGTGGGCTGCTCCACCGTGCTGTGCCAGCCCACGGGCGGCAAGGCGCGCCTCACAGAAGGTGGGTGAgcgcgggccgggccggggctgccGCCCTCCCCGCGGGTTCCCCCTTAACTCCCGAGCTGCGGCGGCTCCGCTTCCTCCGACCGCCGcgcggggggtgggggaggcGGACGGGGCCGGGGACGCCCCAGCAGCGCTGCCCGCAGTTCGGGGGGTGCTGCAGCCGCGCCGCTCACCGCTGcgttccccccctcccccccccccccaggatgCTCCTTCCGAAGAAAGCAGCATTAAGCCCACGGCACCGGGATGGCCGGGACTGCGCGCACAGCGGGCCGCGCCGCACGGAGCCCCGGGGCCGGGGAGGCGTCCCGGGAGCGCGAGCTGTGCTGGAGCGTGAGCCCCCCCGTCCTGCTCTCAATAAATTTTGGATAAAACAGATGAATTGCCTTTTATTCCTCATC of the Gallus gallus isolate bGalGal1 chromosome 25, bGalGal1.mat.broiler.GRCg7b, whole genome shotgun sequence genome contains:
- the JTB gene encoding protein JTB isoform X1, with protein sequence MWSRRGAGPRCCALCALLGALCALLGAGLRPVTAVAAMAASEERRSASPATPCWRREEFVVARECGRCSGFEVKSIPECGPTGFVEKISCAASKRDEYKRYPWHNRGAATEPRRVMGHGAATRGTPGPTVTPRTRRHPVDALSHPEASPHRHGAVPWGAVPLSPHGRAALPAVLLHVGASRSPRAVQ
- the RPS27 gene encoding 40S ribosomal protein S27 gives rise to the protein MPLAKDLLHPSPEEEKRKHKKKRLVQSPNSYFMDVKCPGCYKITTVFSHAQTVVLCVGCSTVLCQPTGGKARLTEGCSFRRKQH
- the LOC107049496 gene encoding solute carrier family 27 member 3 isoform X1 — translated: MAVGSGPGVAALSWSPGAARTPPGRTELQLKLGAVAALLLLPLCCGLGALCCVRGPAGSGPRGAALSLLGCLGGGVLLGTALLDLLPTYLGSIGAALRELRIPLQFPLPEFLLAMGFLLVLVLEHAALALRDRPAGAEEDDGEDEEGADRALLTAAAPPCPSERRHRVRLAVGSGLRPDVWRGFVRRFGPLRVVETYGMTEGNVTLFNYTGTPGAVGRSSFIYKLFSPFEIVRYDVAEGAVVRDERGRCIRVRPGEPGLLIAPVTPRTPFLGYAGSPELSEQKLLRGAFADGDTFFSTGDLMEEDCDGFVRFCDRIGDTFRWKGENVATTEVAEALLAHAALQEATVYGVTVPGHEGRAGMAAVVLRPGWALDGAELFRHVAAVLPPYAWPRFIRLQERLEVTATFKQRKALLAQEGCDPSRLSAPLLLLNTAAAAYEPMGAAQWDGIVTGRIRL
- the JTB gene encoding protein JTB isoform X2; this translates as MWSRRGAGPRCCALCALLGALCALLGAGLRPVTAVAAMAASEERRSASPATPCWRREEFVVARECGRCSGFEVKSIPECGPTGFVEKISCAASKRDEYKSCRSAVLEARIFWRFVGSMICVAAACAVLVVWRQRALDRRALEKVRKQIESI